In the Arachis ipaensis cultivar K30076 chromosome B04, Araip1.1, whole genome shotgun sequence genome, GCTGATAAGTGCAAAAATTGTAATTTTTAATATCAACTACTTCAATGGTATGAGTTTTTTCAATCTTATTTATTGTTTATAGTAATGGTGCTGTCTTGTTTGTTTTTACAATGACTGTGGAGTTTTCGGTTACAGGGATCAGACTAGTGAGACTACACTATTATCTGTCATATATCAATAATATTGTTTTGCTAAGAAGGTGGAAAAGTTGGGGGTGGTATTTGGATGACAGTGCattcattctcttttttttttcttatttatttaactTTTCCTGCCTTTCTCTTCTGATTTACAGCGGAGAAGCAGTATCAACCACCCCTCCAAGGGGAAGGCAATGCTCAAGGTAATGATGTGTTTCATTAGGATGAATTGATGATAGGTTGAGAATTGTGGATATTATTTTGTGAAGGAATGATATCGATAGTGCTTAGCTCAAGAAACATGTTGATTGTTCGCAAATGAACCTTGTGTTTGTTCCAATATGGCTTGTGTGTTCTGGGCACAACATTAATGTTTTAGTACAAAGGCTAAATTGTACCTGAAAAGCTAAAACAAGGAGACTGGTTTAATGTGTTTACTCTTGTTCACAATATGGTAAAATCTGACCTCCTAAGTAAAGCTGAAATTCATCAGTGACAACTTACTTCCTTTTTTTACTCTTTTCTTGATTAGCTTTTTCCTAATCCAGACTTGTAAGTTACAATAGAGCATTTTCTAACGATTATTTATGTGTAATTAGTATTTGACAAGTGTAATGTAATGAAATATAACGTATGAttgttgcttgaaattttgttgaAAGCTCTGTAACACATGAATCTTCAGTAAATGAACTTGATTTGAAACTCCATACATGTGCATGAATAGTTTTTTACTGGGATATTGTGCACCTTTGAAGTAAGTCATTGAATAACACTACTTGTCCCAGTGTAACATTGTATATTTTTGGCAATCCACACATGTTACACTTACCTAAATGGTAATCAAGTATGTATCTTATATGACATGACTGGAAGAATTTTCTCCACAAAGTATAGATCCTTCTGTGCATAAGCTTTGATTATGCCCTTACTTGAGCTCCTGAGTTTTAGCTTAAGTACAGCTTCATGTATAAGGCATATGAGTAGGATCAAAGGTTAAAATTTTGACCATTACAATGTTACAGAGTTAAGTTCCATGATGACATTGTCAAATAGAATTTAATTTGTTTAGACATTTTCTTTTACCCTATAGATGCTACTAATGAGAAACAACCAGCTTCAAATCCGGATTCTACATCTCAAGGAGAACGAAAGAGGAAGCGGTTTTCAGTTGATTCGGAAGAAGAAACTCTGCAGAGTCAACTAATTGATGTGTTAGAAAAAAACGGCAGGATGCTGCGCGATCAACTCGAAGCTCAGAACGTCAATTTCCAATTGGATCGGCAACAGCAGAAAGACACAGCAAGTAACATTGTTGCTGTGCTGGATAAGCTTGCAGATGCTTTAGGAAGAATTGCTGATAAACTATGATGCAACAAGTTCAGAACACTAGAGCAGTGTACATAAAACACTTTTAGGTACCAGTGGTTTTCATCATTTATCAAGAGTAGCTTCTAGAAGAATATGTGCAGCATTTGCTTCCTCCATTTCCTCCCCTTTTTTTTTGCATATCTTTTGTGGTTGATTACTAGCATCCTAGGATTTTACAACACATTtgaaaaaattggaaaaattgGAAGTTActgcatttattgtttttcatagaTTAGTAGTATTTCAGCAGCCAATAATAGCGGTTGTACAGATGATGACACTATTGAAGATATTTTCTTAGTTGTCTTTCATTTTATGCTCTTGATTATATATTGTGAAAGAGATTATGGTTCATTGAATTGGCTCATTTTACTTTATGAAGTGCAAGGTGAAGGATATAGCACCAAAAGAAGTGTTATAGACTCCTTTAATCTAGAGTTAAATTTGCTTTGTCATGTAAGCTATATGTAGGAACAGGTAggttatacattttttttttaatttgaaaattagtaatgaaaaaacaaaagacATTAGTATTCTACTATTATTTCCACCTTTTACATGTTAAGATATTAATTCTTTTCTCAATCAGAATCCTAATAATAAAAGAAGTGAAATATCTGGACAAAATTTCAAACCTATCTCGGTTTTGTTTGCCACTTAAAGTCCCATCATTCGATATTAAACTAATCTTAAGTAAGATTTTTGAGTAGAATTTATGCAACAAATAATTAGTTTTTATACAAAGAGCATAGTGATAGTGAAACTTATTTGTAGAAGTGTTAAATGCATAGTGTATGTACCTATAGAAGTACATACTTCATGCTGCTTCCATGCTTAATAGTTACTACTGTCCAgcaattttttttgtctttttgtaTTTTGGTTTTTACTTTAATCATGTTTTTGGCTCACAGTGAAAGTGGTAATGCAACAAATATCATGCTTACAAGTTCTTGGATTCTTTCATTTCCTTACTTTTATGCATTCAGCTTTGATTCCTTGATGTATATTACCTTATCATCTATCAAAATCAGGAATTCATGACAAAAAGAAAATTCGGAAAAATAAGATGGTTGTATAATTGTATGTACACAAACACAATTTTTTGAGATATTAAAAagtaaattcttgttaattatatATAGGAATATATGAAACAAGATATAAAATTAGAAGGTTAATACATCCTCTTGTCCTTTCCCTTTTGTCTCTATAAGTTTACTTCTTAATTCATTATCAGTACATAACTTGTCAAATTTATTAGTTTGACCGAAAATTTTAGAACGTCATACAACTAAGACTGAATATATCATATAAATTGGATTgaattgattttgttttcatttttactttttattttttgggaTAGGAAAAAGGTACTTGGATTACCATATTCTTCCTGAACTAATTAAGaagggcaaaaaaaaaaaaaaacttttgctTAAATATTTATCAAGATACTTGCTATTAGTTTCATTCAAAATTGTTATGCTTAAAGGTAAGTAAACCAGTAATATATTTTGTTCATGTAATAATATAGCTTTTAGTCCTACAATTAATTATGGAATAAGTCATAAAACGTAGAATGTTAACTTTTCATTTCTCAACCAATAATGATTAGTATTTAATAAAACATTTTATTTTGAGAAATGCATTCCTAATTCTTTTTCTTATATTCCAAGATccactttttaatttgaatatggaagCAAAAGTGGTGTTGGACTCAAATATGGGGAATACAGGTGCTTCACAGCCATGTAGTGTCAGTGGAACAGAACTCCATTTGATAAAAAATTGATATTCCATTTTTAGTAAACGGAATATGGGGAATATGTGTTTGATCCACTTTTTAATTTCGAGTTCTCCATCAGTAAACTGACGGTTCGAATTGCATTTGATATTccatttcataaaaaaattgacAACAACAAACAATCCAGAGGGTCCGTTTTCTAGCTTTCGAAATTCATATTTGCCCAACTACAAGTCGGACCATGCGATTTCTtaagcaaaattttaaaatcaaacaactcACATGGTCCGATTTATATACTCtgagttttttcaattttttaacacaaatcggaccctccaaTTTGTGTACATTgaatttttttcaactttttaaacacaaatcggactCTCCCATTTGTGTactcccacaattttaaaaaacacaaaaaattactATGTTAAAGTAtatcatttattttgttttcatatcaaaatttttttggCTAATATCAGTGAATTTATTATTATGAAGGttcaaaattgaaaaagaaaccaaaCATGGAGCAAACAAACCACAAAAAATAAAGATCCAAGATTTGTTTGAGGAGCATTATTGTTGGGTCTAACACAACACACACATATTGATTTGGGATATGCCCTATATCCAAAATGgtaataataaaagataaaataaaaaatgaaaaatgaaatgaatgaaGATGAGAGAGCATTGTTATTGGGGTTAGAGAGTGGGGCCCAAAAGATGGTCCAGGAAATGGAGGGAACTGAGGTTTAGGCCCACAAGACAGAGCAGACCATCTTCATACACGCGCCATTGTTGCGCGTGAGAGAACATTATCCATCAAACAAGGTGTTGGTATTGGTGTTTGTGTGTCACAGTGTTGGGTTGGTTGGAATAAGTAACTCCGTCCTCTTGTCGTACAACACATACAACGTTGTTTTTACTACCTAAGCTTCCTCCCTCTTCCCGTTTTTCACTTCTCAATATCATAATTCTCTTTGCTCTACTCATAAAGATTATGCCCCATTAATCTTTGAGTTTAATTTGATGTATTtatagtgtaaaatattttatataattgtataattatatttatttttttaataattatttaaactataaatataaaaaatagttatttttgttGATGTAATATTATATAATTGGATATACATNNNNNNNNNNNNNNNNNNNNNNNNNNNNNNNNNNNNNNNNNNNNNNNNNNNNNNNNNNNNNNNNNNNNNNNNNNNNNNNNNNNNNNNNNNNNNNNNNNNNNNNNNNNNNNNNNNNNNNNNNNNNNNNNNNNNNNNATGTTAGTATCTGTTAATAAATTCATAAAATTGCATGATGTTACTTAATTTCATAAGAAGTTTAGTTAAAGTAATTTAAAGAGAATTTACTATATCCATTTTAATTAAGATATTAAATTAGAATTTAGTCTAATATaccattatattttatatttctttataaTTATGACAATGATCTACTAGTATTATATGATCTCATCAGAAGTTAGAGACTTAGTAATTTACGTATCTATTTTAATATGAGATATTAAAATGAGATCTAGTAAGTAGTAGGATATTAaaatcattatcattattatcgCTTAAGCTTTTGAAGTAATCGAATCAATTcaatatgatatatatatattaattagtcTTTAACATATCATGGTCAAAATTCGACAAAACATAGCTGCACCAATCTTAGAttgtaataataaataaaaataaatgggtGTTCCTATCTGTACACGAAGAAATGAATCAAGGAcataaaaagaaaacataaattaatcTGCGATTCTCTGCTAATTATGACGACAATATAGTACATATTATAATATGGATATCATGATTATCATATATTGGGTCTTGAGAAACACTCGGTCTCAATTTAGCCTTTAAAATTTCAATTGCTTCAATTTAGTTCttgaatttttcaaattttaattacatTAGTTGTTACAGTGGTTTCTGTCACAGAATCAATTAAAAAGTTTAGAGACTAAATTGatacaattaaaattttaaagactaaATTGAGACTCAAGTGTAATTTTAGgaaccaaattgagtattatcaGATTGggtctttttaattttaaaattgataaaaataattaaaaaggaaaagagagaaaagaaaaagaagggggCAAGAAAGGGAAAGGTGCATAAAAAGGAACTCAATTGGGTTGTGACTTTAGTCTCTCTTGGGATTCTTATTAAGATTTTGGTTTGATTAGTGTAATTTTGGGTTTAAACAATTCCCAATATAtaataagaaatagtaaaaataaagaatataaagaaaaataagaaaattttttaagaccctttttttatttttatttttcactttcccTTTTGTTCACTTGAGAAGTTGAAGCAGTAACATTCACAcacacaaaaatcaaacaaatcaaatctaATGTGACCTCAAACTCCAACGTTGTCCATGTTTTCTGTGCTTTTGCCGTTTTAGGGTTTTTGAGGCACTGAAATCAGAGGCAGTGAAGAGTGAAGTGTGAAGTTGGAAGCTGGAAAAAGTTCAGATTTTGTTGATGCAAGTTGCAAGAGGGTGTGTGTTTTTCTGAGCTTTGGATTCCAAGATCCAGCATTTGATGATGAAATGCTGAATCAGAGTTATTCTTAGACCAACACACTGCAGAATCAAGCACTGGAATCGTTTGTTGTTTGGTCCCAAACAAACAAAAATGCAATTTGCAAAGCTAGATGACTCTCCTATGTTCCGGAAGCAGGtcactcactctcactctcactctcactcacTCTTCTTACCCTTTTGTTTCTGAGctcaaaaatcaaaactttttcttttgtttctgttGCTTAGTCAGAATTTAATCTTGGGTGGGGTGTAGAATTTCATGTTGATCAAGCGTTTTTAGTGTTTGCTGGGAAAAAAAAAACGGTGGATTTTGTACATGTTGTACAGGATAAGGAGTGTTAGTGTTAGCTGGAATGTGAATATTCTCATGTTTGGATACTCAACTTTAGCTTTGTTTCTTCACTAAAATCACTATGGTTCCTTTTGAATTATGTGGAATCTCAACAAAAAATCAAGGGAAGAAAGCTAGAAGAAAGTGGGTTATGTTATGGCCTTCTGTTCATGTCAACATCCCTCATATATGTTCCAAACATTTTGTAAATAAGTTTACTAGTCCTGTATACTCAGAATCTTTGTGGAGATGAAATATCCTAGTGAGGTGCCCTTTAGTTTTGTTATTGCCTGAGGTAATTGCAAATTTTTTTGTGGACATTTGTGAATTTGGACATGGTAGTGATGGCTGTTACTTGTGGCACACCTGATCGGCCGTGCCTGGAGGGTTGTTGGATGATCTTTTTGGTTGAAGAAAGTTGAAGGTGGCTATGATTTACGTAGAGCTGCGGTAAGCACTAGCAGCGAGAGTTAAATAGACATCAAGAGTTTGCAAGAGCTATATTAACTGAGGGTCCATGTGATTTTTGGCCCTTGCTACCCCACCAGCGCTAAATGTCATGAAATGTGATTCCAGTTAAAAAATTTTCTGTAGTATGTGTGATCATTTGTTATCATGTTGTACCTCATTCTGCAGGGTCTTTGCTGGTCTTTTCCCTTCCTTCTCCTCTGTTTTAGAAGTCTTATACACTGCAGTCATGTTCAAATATCATATATTGGTTTGATATATGCTAAGAATTAAGATGGTTTTCTCCTTTAATATTTTGGTGGACAGATACAATGCATGGAGGAAAGTGCTGAATCTTTGAGAGAGAGAAGTTTAAAATTTTACAAAGGATGTAGAAAATATACGTACGTCATTGTTTTCAtcttatcattatcattatttgtTGATTACTAGCCATGAACCTTTGAGAACATGTTCAATtggtaatatatttttatttttaagtatCTAATTGTCTTCACTGTTGTGCCTTCTAGTGAAGGACTTGGGGAGGCATATGACGGAGACATTGCATTTGCAAGTGCCCTTGAAACTTTTGGCGGTGGGCATAATGATCCCATCAGTGTGGCTTTCGGAGGtatgcatttatttatttattcaatgATGGTTGATCAAAGGTTCTTTGTTTGTCATCCTAGCTTACATGAATGTATCCTCAATGTCATCATGTTTCTTAGTGCCCAAGGAAAGTTGCAAATTCAAGAAAAGTTATGACTTACTGCACTTAACATGACTATGCTTCCCTTTTGTCACAACAGTGCGATTCTCGATGAGAGAATTTGCTTGAACTTTTTCTCTATTATTAAGATTACTGTATTTAGGATTATCCAACTACATATTTTGATTTAAGCCTGCATGTAATTTTTTACTAAACTCTTAAGGATTGTGGAATAATTTCTGATTGAGTTTCTTCCTGCACTTCAGGCCCTGTTATGACCAAATTCACTATAGCCTTACGAGAAATTGGGACATACAAAGAGGTCCTTCGATCACAGGTATGATATTGTGTTGTAAATGCTTTCGAGCTTTTAATAACTGCAACTGACTCCTTAACATGCCTTTTTTCTTTTATGAAAATgaagggaaaaagtaaaaagtTTAGTTAGCAATAAATAAGACATTGTTTTCCTATCAGCTCTTGGTGCCAATATCCTACTGACATATATTTTCTTTTGTTCAGGTTGAGCATATGTTAAATGACAGATTGCTCCAGTTTGTCAACATGGATTTGCAAGAGGTCAAGGTACTATATTTTTATAGTTATTTCTCATGTTATATTTTCATTTGatatttcaaaatttgattttcacaaGAAAACCACTATGCTAATGTAGCTCCGTTAACATCATTATACCGTTACTTTTGAGCATTTCAATTTCTATGAGCAAATTATGCAGTTGTCTATATTTTAAGTGATCCTCCTGATGCAGGAAGCACGGAAACGCTTTGACAAGGCTAGCCTTATTTATGACCAGGTACATTTCCTATCACAAATTCTTTATAATTTGCCCACATGGtgttttgttcctcctgaatcGAGAATGTGGATACAATTGCCTACTAAATGATTCATTCTGATACAAAGAGATCTATGGACATATGGTAGATTTTAACAATTTTTGATACACTACTATAAAATGGTCCTAGACTTGAAACAGAAGTCTCTGAGAACATAATTTTCAGAATTTTCTAAGTTTGTAGGTTGCTGTAGCCTCTTTACTTCTTAAATATAAAAGTACATGTACTAAACTGGAGACAACAATGTTAAGCTTCAGCATCAAGTTGCTATAATCTTTGCAGACTCGTGAAAGGTTTCTGTCACTGAGAAAAGGCACAAAAAGTGAAGTAGCTAATGCCCTAGAAGAGGTAAGCTTTTGTATGTCTTATTTGTTTGGGACAGCTTATGTTCACACTCGACACTCGAATATCCCATTCTTCGAACTCCTAAATGATTAGGAAATGTTTCAGGAGCTTCATAATGCAAGATCTACATTTGAGCAAGCTCGGTTTAATCTGGTCAGTAAACTCATTTGATCATAACATAAATAAGTTATTACGGTATGATTTTTTTTCACAAAGTTAAAATACCTCTCCAGGTTACTGCCTTGTCAAATGTTGAAGCCAAGAAGAGGTTTGAATTTTTGGAAGCAGTTAGTGGGACAATGGATGCACATCTTCGTTACTTCAAACAGGTAGACATTGTGTTCGTATATGTATCTTCTGCACCATATTCTTTGTCACCGTGCTTGTCCTAAGTAAATTTTATTTGTAGGGGTATGAATTGTTGCACCAGATGGAGCCATATATTAACCAGGTTTGAAATCAACTTTGTCTCTGAACACCAAACACTGTTTTTTCCTATGGAATTTTATGTAATTGGTAAAATTATAATAAAGTGAAGCATGAAAAGTTATTTACTCCAAGCTAGTTCCTTTGCAGGTCTTGACTTATGCTCAACAGTCAAGAGAAAGGTCCAATTATGAGCAGGCAGCTCTCAATGAAAGAATGCAAGAATACAAACGGCAGATTGACCGAGAGAGTAGATGGGCTTCAAACGGTTCTAGTGGATCTCCTAATGGAGATGGCATACAAGCCATTGGTAGAAGTTCACATAAGATGATAGAGGCAGTTATGCAATCTGCTGCAAAGGGAAAGGTTGGAGAAGAGGCCTGTAAatttgatgatgaaaaagaattagttattattttctcCAGATGGCTTCTCTAACATTTTCTTGTCTGTACATCATTTTTAGGTCCAAACTATTCGACAGGGTTATCTCTCAAAACGATCGTCAAACTTAAGGGGAGATTGGAAGAGGAGGTTTTTTGTTCTTGATAGTCGGGGAATGCTGTATTACTACCGTAAACAAGTCAGCAAGTCATCGGTTAGAAATCTAACATGAACAAATCAGTTGGTTTATGAATAACTTGAGCTGATATGCTTCTTCATTCTCCTTATGTTATTGTTTTAATTCTCATGTGTAGGGATCTAGCAGTCAACATTCTGGTCAAAGGAATAGTTCTGAGCTTGGATCTGGACTTTTAAGTCGATGGTTGTCTTCTCATCATCATGGTGGAGTACATGATGAGAAATCTGTTGCTCATCATACTGTGAACCTTCTTACATCTACAATCAAAGTTGATGCTGACCAATCAGATTTGAGGTTTTGCTTCCGGATCATCTCACCAACAAAGAACTACACTTTGCAGGTTGTTTGATATGATTTTGCAATTTCTTGGATTATGATATTATTACAGGGATAATAGTAAGGGCTTTATAGTTTAATTCCGGAATTATTCTTGTCAGTGCAGGCAGAGAGCGCACTGGACCAAATGGATTGGATTGAAAAGATCACAGGTGTTATTGCCTCATTGTTGAGTTCTCAGATTCCTGAAAGGGTAACTGCCAAAAACTTTTGCTTGATATGTTCCAATGGAACTTCGGTTAACTTTGATTAATGGTGCCCAAATTTTTTCAGTTATTACCTGCAAGTCCAATGGGAAGTGCTCATAACAGGTCTACCAGTGAGAGTAGTTCTTTTGAAAGTTCAGATTTCGATCACACAGCTATTGAAGAATTTGCAGCAGAGAGAAATCCTGCTACAGCAAATGTGGACCGCAACTCGAGAAGTTTGCAGCTGCAGCGATCCGGTATTAAAACTGAGAAGCCTATTGATGTGTTGCGAAAAGTGTGTGGGAATGATAGATGTGCTGATTGTGGTGCCCCTGAACCTGATTGGGCATCACTAAATCTTGGTGTTCTTGTTTGCATCGAGTGCTCTGGTGTTCATCGAAATCTTGGTGTACACATATCAAAGGTAGGCCACACTAGGGATTTCTCTTGATCTCTGTACTTATATGTAAAATTCTTTCTTTAACTTCGAATACCATCTGTAAAGTTGCTTCACAAAGAGCATATTATAAAATCTTTACTTCAAATTTTGAAATCTTCTAACTTCGATATTTAGGATTCAACAACTGTTTCTAGTTTGCGATGTTGCTTCAATACATTGATCATGTAGCACCCTTTTCGTCACTTCTGTTACAGGTCAGGTCACTTACGCTGGATGTTAAAGTGTGGGAACCTTCTGTAATAAGTTTGTTTCAGTCTCTGGGGAATACTTTTGCCAACTCTGTCTGGGAGGAACTATTGCAATCGAGAAGTGGCTTTCAGGTTGATCTTGTTTCTACAGGGTAAAAATTCCTCAATCTTTGCATTAGACCACTTATTTCTATGAACCTTTGATCAAGTATTGATATCCACTACTACTCGTGAAGGTTAAGCAGGCCTGATAAATCACTAGCACTTTTCGTCAGCAAACCTTCTCAATCCGAGTCTCTATCTGTTAAGGAAAAGTTTATCAATGCAAAGGTATGATTATAATATCTGTTATATGCAGTCTTCTTATACTTTCAGATCTTACTGAGCAGAAAACAAAGCCTGTAACAATTACTATATAATTTTGATTAGTTTAGGGAAtatgatggtttatggttttgacTTCGGACAATGAAGTGCTATTGTAACAAGTCAATAAAATGCATTAGTGCTACTAAAATCATCACGATCGCGTAAGATGTATCCGATTATCAATGGTGCTACTAAAGGCATCTTTATCACAAAAGCACAAACCATTAGACAATTGTGGAATGAACATTTGTATGCATTTTACCTTTTTATGTGACCTTCTAATTGCACCAGAAAACAACTTCCTCAATTATTTGTTATTCCATGACAGTACGCAGAGAAGCTTTTTGTTCGCAAGCCAAAGGACAGCCAATACCGTCTACTGGTGGCGCAACAGATATGGGAAGCAGTTCGTGCTAATGACAAAAAAACCGTGTATCGATACATTGTTAATTCTGACATTGATGTCAATGCTGCTTATGAACAAATGTGTAGCAGCTCTTTAACCCTTGCTAAAGTGATGCTATTACAAGAGCAAACAAACCATGATCACGGCTCTATATCGAGAAACACATTGGACTGGTCCTCTGCTAGCTCTTTGAACGCAGGCTCTAAAGAAGGACGTGCCGTTGACAACCTAGATGGGTCTACCCTGCTTCATCTTGCTTGTGAAACTGCAGATATTGGCATGCTGGAGCTCCTTCTACAGTATGGTGCAAATGTAAATGCAACCGATTCGAGAGGTCAAACGCCATTACATCGCTGTATTCTCAAAGGCAAATCTACATTTGCAAGATTACTTCTTTCAAGGTGAGTCTGATGTATTTCATGTATCAGCTTCAACTGTTTCTATGGTTGTGATTTAAATGTTCATGAAATATGCTAATGTGCTTTTTTCGCTGATTGAATCATTCTTTATACTATACTTCCTTTGCAATGGTTTTATGACTTCTATTGAAAATTTTTAACAATGCAGGGGAGCTGATCCTCAAGCTGTAGATGATGAGGGAAGAACCCCTATTGAGCTCGCTGCGGAGTCAAATGCCGATGACAGACAAGTCCATGCTCCATCCACCGATTCTAATGGATGAAAGTGATAAGGAAAAGGGTCTCTCTAGCTCCAAGTATATTACAGATATAAGATATGGAAGATTGGATTATTGTAAATTTGtatttcataaattaaaaaagctgtttttttttttccttttcttaatGAAGGATGTCACAAGTGTTGAAGGCTTAAAAAGGAGAGTGGTAGGTTGAAATGCCTGCCCCTTTAATATTTTATCCTCTTTGTGCAAAATTAGTGCTGAGATTTGTAATGTAAAATGACCACATTGGTCTGAGTCAAGAGCACTGATATATTTGGTGGCATGCAGGAAGCTCTGTAATATGttgttttgtgtattttaattttgctTCCTTTTGTGGTGAAGCTGATGAGATGTGTTAGGCTCTAGGGGATTTCTGTATCACTGTGTACATTGGTTTATTTTGGTGAAGGTGTTGTGGCTGTAATTCactatttatgtttttttttttttaatttttttattgtcagATGGGTGGGACCTGTAGTGAGGATATATTTTTATGGCTATAGTTCTCCAATGTCCTGATATTTtcaatattgattttatatatgTGCAAATCCAAACTGATAAAGAAGGTAAATTATTTATGACCTTACAAAGGGTAGTTTTTGAATCACCAAGTTGTGAATTAAAATGTTATGGCCAATTGAATGAAGAGTGAAATAGTCTGAAAATTCCAATGGTAAATTCATGTCTTGTACAATATGGAAAATTCAACCCTCCTGCCTTAATCTATTGGGTTAAAAAGTGGACAATAGCTTAGGGAAAGCTAATGAGCTATAGCTCAAATGACACAGTCTACCCATATTCATCTAGAGGTTGTGGGTTCGAAtttagatcctctaaattttaaatttttactttagagaataaagtgtggtttctctcatattttctcttgatcccacctataaaataaataatgagatatcacactttattctctaaagagaaattcaaaatttagagaaccCAAATTCTTAAATCTTACCTTACCCATTACCACTCCTATAATTGGTTCATTGGCTTGGATTATGACTAGACCAAATCTTTGTTGTTAAACCGGGATATTTTGATTTGAGACCAAAAAGCAAGAACATTGGAAAAATGATTACCCCATTCATTTCTTCTTATCTATTGTATCAAGTTAtatagacaattcaagaaaacatagacaaacaaaaaacaaagggAAGAAGTTGATATTGTACTAGAAAAGATGAGATTCGATAGAAGATGGAGGGTATGGATCACAGAGTACATTAAATCAACATCTATTTTTATAATGGTCAACGGGGCACCATCGAAATCATTTAAG is a window encoding:
- the LOC107635578 gene encoding ADP-ribosylation factor GTPase-activating protein AGD3, encoding MQFAKLDDSPMFRKQIQCMEESAESLRERSLKFYKGCRKYTEGLGEAYDGDIAFASALETFGGGHNDPISVAFGGPVMTKFTIALREIGTYKEVLRSQVEHMLNDRLLQFVNMDLQEVKEARKRFDKASLIYDQTRERFLSLRKGTKSEVANALEEELHNARSTFEQARFNLVTALSNVEAKKRFEFLEAVSGTMDAHLRYFKQGYELLHQMEPYINQVLTYAQQSRERSNYEQAALNERMQEYKRQIDRESRWASNGSSGSPNGDGIQAIGRSSHKMIEAVMQSAAKGKVQTIRQGYLSKRSSNLRGDWKRRFFVLDSRGMLYYYRKQVSKSSGSSSQHSGQRNSSELGSGLLSRWLSSHHHGGVHDEKSVAHHTVNLLTSTIKVDADQSDLRFCFRIISPTKNYTLQAESALDQMDWIEKITGVIASLLSSQIPERLLPASPMGSAHNRSTSESSSFESSDFDHTAIEEFAAERNPATANVDRNSRSLQLQRSGIKTEKPIDVLRKVCGNDRCADCGAPEPDWASLNLGVLVCIECSGVHRNLGVHISKVRSLTLDVKVWEPSVISLFQSLGNTFANSVWEELLQSRSGFQVDLVSTGLSRPDKSLALFVSKPSQSESLSVKEKFINAKYAEKLFVRKPKDSQYRLLVAQQIWEAVRANDKKTVYRYIVNSDIDVNAAYEQMCSSSLTLAKVMLLQEQTNHDHGSISRNTLDWSSASSLNAGSKEGRAVDNLDGSTLLHLACETADIGMLELLLQYGANVNATDSRGQTPLHRCILKGKSTFARLLLSRGADPQAVDDEGRTPIELAAESNADDRQVHAPSTDSNG